One region of Azoarcus sp. CIB genomic DNA includes:
- the mobH gene encoding MobH family relaxase, whose amino-acid sequence MLSLFQRKRMPPATAVTPTPSAEPPKGLTRTESAASLLATPRRQKLLEHIWQRTSVSRDQFATLYRAPLERYAELVQNFPASESHHHAYPGGMLDHGLEIVAYALKLRQPHLLPAGATPETQAAQAEAWTAGIAYAALLHDVGKVAVDLHVEYADGTIWHPWHGPLRKPYRFRYHKAREYRLHSAATGLLYARLLDAGIFDWLSGYPDLWSALLYVLAGQYEHAGMLGELVVQADQASVAQALGGDPAKALAAPRHALQRKLLDGLRYLLKEEFKLNQPQASDGWLTQDALWLVSKTVSDKLRAHLLVQGVDGIPSSNTAVFNVLQDHGIAQPTPEGKAIWKATITSDAGWSHTFTLLRLAPSLIWEGNQRPTPFAGTVTVVQEEGEPTVSASLPAVPDSAASEPLSAQPAGEGVEALLDLLDTPDIASAVLSSTSEMFSPTLEEPPLESGESRLPADSAASASTPGLEETPSGEHFVAWLRRHIEERKLIINDTKALVHTVADTVYLVSPGVFQRYAQEHPRTAFLAKQDQLADWQWVQKRFEKLQLHRKQQNGLNIWICAVTGPRKSRRLHGYLLEDPRVLFSDMPPNNPYLSVSAAADPV is encoded by the coding sequence ATGCTCTCGCTGTTCCAACGCAAACGGATGCCACCTGCCACCGCAGTCACGCCCACTCCCTCCGCCGAGCCCCCCAAAGGGCTGACGCGGACGGAATCGGCCGCATCACTGCTGGCGACACCGCGCCGGCAGAAGCTGCTGGAACACATCTGGCAGCGCACGTCCGTCTCCCGTGACCAGTTCGCCACGCTGTATCGGGCGCCACTGGAGCGCTACGCCGAGCTGGTCCAGAATTTCCCAGCCTCGGAAAGCCACCACCACGCCTACCCGGGCGGCATGCTGGACCACGGCCTGGAAATCGTGGCCTACGCGCTGAAGCTGCGACAGCCCCATCTCCTGCCGGCCGGTGCCACGCCGGAAACCCAGGCCGCCCAGGCCGAGGCCTGGACCGCCGGCATCGCCTACGCAGCACTGCTGCACGACGTCGGCAAGGTCGCCGTCGACCTGCATGTCGAGTATGCCGACGGCACGATCTGGCATCCCTGGCATGGTCCGCTCCGGAAGCCGTACCGCTTCCGCTACCACAAGGCGCGCGAATACCGGCTGCACAGCGCAGCCACCGGGCTGCTCTACGCCCGACTGCTCGACGCCGGTATCTTCGACTGGCTCAGCGGATATCCCGACCTGTGGTCGGCACTCCTGTACGTGCTGGCCGGCCAGTACGAGCATGCCGGCATGCTCGGGGAACTGGTCGTGCAGGCCGATCAGGCCTCGGTCGCCCAGGCGCTGGGCGGTGATCCGGCCAAGGCGCTGGCGGCCCCCCGCCATGCGCTCCAACGCAAGCTCCTCGACGGATTGCGCTACCTGCTCAAGGAAGAGTTCAAGCTGAACCAGCCCCAGGCCTCGGACGGATGGCTGACCCAGGACGCGCTGTGGCTGGTCAGCAAAACGGTCTCGGACAAGCTGCGCGCCCATCTGTTGGTCCAGGGCGTCGATGGCATTCCGTCCAGCAACACCGCCGTCTTCAACGTGCTGCAGGATCATGGCATTGCGCAGCCGACGCCGGAGGGAAAGGCTATCTGGAAGGCCACCATCACCAGCGACGCGGGCTGGTCTCACACCTTCACGCTCCTGCGCCTCGCGCCATCCCTGATCTGGGAAGGTAATCAGCGGCCCACACCGTTCGCCGGCACAGTGACGGTGGTGCAGGAAGAGGGGGAACCAACAGTTTCCGCGTCGTTGCCCGCCGTACCGGACTCGGCCGCCTCCGAGCCTCTGTCGGCGCAGCCAGCCGGCGAAGGCGTCGAGGCGCTTCTGGATCTGCTCGACACTCCAGATATCGCATCGGCCGTTCTCTCGTCGACCTCCGAAATGTTTTCTCCAACCCTGGAAGAGCCGCCTCTTGAGTCAGGTGAATCAAGGTTACCGGCCGACTCGGCGGCGTCTGCGTCGACTCCAGGATTGGAGGAAACGCCGTCAGGCGAGCATTTCGTCGCCTGGCTGCGCCGGCATATCGAAGAGCGCAAGCTCATCATCAACGACACCAAGGCATTGGTGCATACGGTCGCCGATACCGTCTATCTGGTCAGCCCTGGCGTGTTCCAGCGTTACGCTCAGGAACATCCAAGAACTGCCTTCCTTGCCAAGCAAGACCAACTGGCCGATTGGCAATGGGTGCAAAAACGCTTCGAGAAGCTGCAATTGCACCGCAAGCAGCAGAATGGTCTGAACATCTGGATATGCGCAGTCACAGGGCCGCGGAAATCGCGGAGACTCCACGGCTACCTGCTGGAAGACCCGCGAGTCCTGTTCAGCGATATGCCACCGAACAACCCTTACCTGTCGGTATCTGCTGCCGCCGATCCTGTGTAG